The DNA window TCCCAGCAAAATACTGTTACGCAGATGTGTTCGAGCAAAGTAACTGGCGATGGTATGCTGGTTTACGAAGTTATTTTCAAGTGACATTTATGTCCGCTTTTAACAATATATTAAGTTATTAAAGCAGTTTTCAGCGAGGAATCAAATAAATATGTCCGTATTTGCTAAATAAATGACTTTATTTCTCATTGCTAGTGAGCGTCGATTTGTCAATACTTGATAGGTAAGTGATTATTTTTTAAGTACACAACAACGAGGTTTACTATGTCCGCAGTAATGTCGATAACAGAAGATAACAACAGCGAAGAAATACAAATGTTTCGTGATATGGTTTTGCGCTTCTTAGAGCAGGAAGTCGTGCCTCATTACGATTCATGGGAAAAGAACCACAAAATGCCTCGCGAAATGTGGAATACGATGGGCAGCGCGGGTTTGTTGCTGGTGGATTTTCCAGAAAAGTATGGTGCCGCAGCCGCTAGTTTTGATGTGTGCCAAATGATCCAAGAAGAAATGTGTCGCTTGAATCTGCATGCTCTAGCCACAGGATACAATATTCACGCAAATATTGTCGCCCCTTACCTGCTGCACATTGGTAACCAAGAGCAACAAGACCGCTGGTTACCCGCCATGGTGACAGGCGAAGTATTAACCGCACTTGCTATGACCGAACCAGGTGCAGGCAGCGACCTCGCTAATATTCGCACTAAAGCCATAAAAGACGGCGATGATTATATATTGAATGGTTCTAAAACCTTTATCACCAATGGCAACGAAGCCAACATGATTATTGTGTGTGCAAAAACCGATATTAATGCGGGCTCGAAAGGTATCTCTTTGTTTTTGGTTGATACTAGTCTTCCTGGTTTTTCTACAGGCAAGCCAATCGAAAAAATAGGTCAGCACAGCAGCGATACCGGCGAATTGTTTTTTGAAAATATGCGCATCCCAGCCGACGCTTTACTCGGCGAAGAAGGCAAAGGTTTCGTGTATTTAATGCAAGAATTACCGCGTGAACGCCTCGGCTGTGCGGTGCAGGCAATTGGTCATGCTCAAGGCGCGTTAGACCTAACCTGTGAGTATGTAAAGGAACGCAAAGCATTCGGCCAATCGGTATCGCAGTTCCAAAATACGCGCTTTAAGTTAGCACAGTGCCAAACCGACCTAGAATTATGTCGCGCACTTTTAGAAAAACACATGCTCAAATATCAACGCGATGAAATGACCGTAACCGATGCCGCAATGCTAAAATTAGCGGCAACAGAAATGCAGGTGTCGTTGATAAACGAGTGTCTACAATTGTTTGGTGGCTACGGCTATACCGATGAGTATCCAATCTCTCGTTTTTATCGTGACGCGCGTATTCAGACGATTTATGCCGGTACCTCAGAAATCATGAAAGAAGTGATAGCACGCGGCATTTTAGGTCGATGAATAAGCAAAACGACACAATATTAACGTTTTTTCTATTGGAGATTTTATGACTATTCCTGCTGAGTTTACGCACCGTCTGCGCATTCCACTTATTGCATCTCCTATGTTTATCGCAAGCGGTATTGAGCTTGTTATAGAAAGTTGCAAAGCTGGAATTGTGGGCACCTTTCCGGCGCTGAATCAACGTACAAGCGAGGGCTTTGAAGCATGGTTAGTTGAGATCCAGTCACGCTTATCAGACTGGGAAAAGCAAACAGGAAAAAAGGCGGCACCGTTTGGCGTGAATCTGATTGTGCATCGAAGTAATCCGCGCTGGGAAGCAGATTTAGCCATTTGTGTTAAACATAAAGTGCCGTTAATTATTACTTCCTTGGGTGCCGTTGCTGAACTCGTTGATGCTGTGCATGCCTATGGCGGTTTGGTGTTTCACGATGTGGTAAACGCACGACACGGTAAAAAAGCAGCTGCAGCGGGTGTTGATGGCTTAATTGCTGTTTGTAACGGTGCTGGAGGGCACGCTGGTAGTACAAATCCATTCGCACTGGTAGCAGAAATTAGGCAGTTTTTTGATAAAACGCTAATACTCGCAGGCAGTTTATCGAATGGCAGAGATGTGGCTGCAGCTGAAATGATGGGCGCTGACATGGCCTACATGGGCACACGTTTTCTAGCTACAACGGAAGCTAATATTGCGGACGATTACCAAGATATGATTGTTAATAGTAGTGCCAACGATATTTTGTACACACCCAAAATATCAGGTGTGAATGCTAATTTTATTCGTCAGAGTATTGTGGATGCGGGTATTGACCCTTCTGACTTGACTCCAAAAGCTGACTTAGATTTTGGCGCAGAGCTGGATATTGAGCATACACCTCAAGCCGGCGAAAATAAGTCCGAGAAAAAAGCATGGCGCGACATCTGGTCTGCAGGTCAGGGCGTGGGCTCTATCGATAAAGTGCTCAGCACGAAGGAATTAGTCGATAAACTCGTCATCGAATATCACGGCGCCATTGCTGCTTGTCAGAAGAAATATGCGAGCGAATTCGCCAAATCTGATAGCTGATTTAGGCCAATTAATAACAAAAACATCAAAGCGGGAAGTTACTAGATGCAATATAAAACGATTGATTATCAGGTCCAGGATTTAATTTTAACCTTGAGTTTAAATCGACCTGAACAGATGAATTCATTTACCGTAGATATGGCCAATGAGTTGATACATGCCTTTAATCGCGCTAGTGACGATGACGATGTCAGCGTTATCGTTGTCACCGGAAATGGTCGGGCCTTTTGTGCCGGTATGGACCTCACTCGTGAAGGGAATGTTTTTGGTTTGGATGAAAGTAAAAAACCAACGCTTGCAGACATGCAGGCAAGTGATGTCATTCCTGGTGTTAGCGACACGGGCGGCACGGTAAATTTAAGTATCTATGATTGTAAAAAACCGGTGATTGCAGCTATTAATGGAGCTGCGGTCGGTGTTGGTGCAACTATGTTAGCCGCTATGGATATTCGCTTGGCCTCAGAGAAAGCAAAAATAGGCTTTGTGTTTGAAAAAATAGGGATTACGCCGGAAGCATGTTCTAGCTGGTTCTTACCTAGAATAGTAGGTATTAGCCAAGCATTAGAGTGGGTTTATACTGGTGAGATATTTGACGCGAAAACAGCAAAAGAAAGTGGTTTTGTGCGCAGTGTTCATGCTCCTGAAGAGTTAATGGAGGCCGCCTACACACTTGCGCGCAGCATAGCCAAAAAATCCCAAGTAAGCATTACTCTGGCAAGACAAATGATGCTCAGACTTTCCGCAGCTGAAACCCCGCGAGAGGCGCACAACGTTGATTCTTTAGCGATATTCTATGCGAGCCAGATGGATGGCAAAGAAGGCGTAAAATCGTTTCTTGAAAAACGAGAGCCTAATTTTAGTTCAAAATCGTCTACCGACATGCCAGACTTCTATCCTTGGTGGGATTAATTATCTCCACCTTGAGTAACTTGTGTGGATTTGCTGAGAACTCCATTATCAAGTCATGAATGCAAAGCATGCGTTTTTTATCATCAACTAGACTAATCGAGACAATCAATGCCTACATCAGTAAATGGTCAGTGCAACCCAAAATTTGCCGAGCTACAGTCCGAATTTGAGCGCAATTTCTCTGAAAGAGGGGAGTCAGGCGCTTCAGTTTGCCTCAGTGTGAACGGCGAGACGTTGGTGGATTTGTGGGGTGGGGTCGCAAATCGTGAAACAGGTGAGCCTTGGGAGCAAGATACAGTATCTATCGTGTTCTCGTGCACCAAAGCGGCTACTGCGCTATGTGCACACATCTTAATTGATAGAGGATTGCTTGATGCGAACGCGCTGGTGACCGACTACTGGCCTGAGTATGGTAAACATGGTAAGGAAAATACAACCGTTGCCATGATGCTCAATCACGAGAGTGGCCTACCGGCATTTCGTGAGCCGATAAAGCCCGGCGGGTTTTATGATTGGGATTACATGATTTCACGGTTGGAAGAAGAGGAACCGTTTTGGGAGCCAGGTACTCGCAACGGTTATCATATGGTGAGCTTCGGTTGGACCGTTGGTGAACTGGTTCGCAGAGTCTCGGGCAAATCACTCGGTACTTTTTTTGCTGATGAAGTGGCGGGTCCTACCAGCGCTGACTTCTGGATTGGTATTCCCGATAACTTCGACCGTACTATTGCTCCGATGATCCCTTATGTGCCAAAACCTGATGACCTAATACTTGATTTTGGTCTCAAGTTAATGACCGAGCCTACCTCGGTTCAGGCACTATCGTATTTTAATACAGGAGGATGGAAGCCGGATGACCCTGAGGCCTATAGAGCCGAAATCGGTGGTGCAGGTGGAATATCTAATGCGCGCGGTCAAGTGGCGATGTATGAACCCTTAGCGAAGAATGACGGTAGCCTTGTATCGCCAGAACGCTTGAAAAGTATGAGCATGGTGTCCACCGCAACGCAGAAAGATTTTACACTTCTACAGCCTACTCGGTTTGGGCCGGGCTTCATGAAGTCTGTGGATAATAGGAATCTGCGTAATGCGGCAAATCGCCATTCGGTCATTCTAGGCGACCAAGCGTTTGGTCACGTCGGTGCGGGTGGTTCTATTGGTTTTGCAGATCCTGAATGTGGCTTAGCTTTCAGTTATACCATGACCCAAATGGGCAATGGTATATTACTGAATGATCGCGGTCAGAGTTTAATAGACGCTGCTTATCGCGCTTTAGGTTATAAAAATAACGATTCCGGTGTTTGGATAAAATAATCAGTCTTCAAGCAGAGGGAACATTGCACATTCGCCAGAAACCTTGTCCTTGTACTCGGATTCTGGCCAGTGAGTATCTTTGCCTTTAACAAGCGCTGCAAACACACTGCACTTGTCTTTAGCGTCAGGTAGGCGGGTATCCGCTAGCAAGTCTTTCTCGATGGAGTCCAGCGTCACTACTTTGTTGTCCATGCGTATGCCGCCATCGGCCTCAGTATCTAACACTAAATACTTATCAGAGTTTGGTGTTGACTGCGGATTCGAAGTGCCCCAAGGCAACCATTTGACACCTTTTTCATCTAAACCCTTCGATGGGTCTCCACTATAGGCAAACTCGGCCCAGTAGTTGCGCATGCGTTTTGAAAGCGCTTCTCGGCTCTGTTGATTGTCCTCATTGTACATTTGTTGCCAGATCTCACTTTTATCCGTAAACCCAAACACGAAAGGGATTTCCATGCCGTGACCTGCACCGATCAATCGATCAATCTTTATGCCTAAGGGTCTAGCTTGTTCATCCCAGTCGAATCTATAGGCCCAGACTTTTCCTGGCATTGATTGACTCAGTGCTGCGGCAAAATTATCTACACCGTTAAATTTCCACATACGCGAAGGATATTCAGCAAGTGCATCATATTTGCTTTGGTCTTTTACGATGGAATAAAACCCTAAATAGGTATCTACTAACTCAGGATTTTTAAATTGGTAAAGTTTGCTTTCATCTCTATTAGTACCGGCAATCAATGGCACATTATTATGCTTAGTCGAGTCGGCAAACAGCTCGGCGGGATCGCCCAGTGGCAATACAAAACCGTCGGCAATTAAATCTGGGTTGCGGGCTTTAGTTGGTTTCCCTTTTTGTTGATAAGCACCTAGAATCTCAGCGGTACTCATTCCTTTTAAAAATGTCGCTCTTTCTTGATTTGAGCTGTTAAGCAATGCTGTTTTAATACCATTGCTACTTGCGCTATCTGGCTTTTGCATAGCATGAAGGTAAATTTCCACTTGTTGAGATGAAAATTCGTCGCCCTTATCTTCAACAAAATTTGCAGCAACATCGACTGAGCTCAAGCTTAGGCGACCACTTTGCGAAATGGCTTTATGGAACAAGCCTTTGGCTATGGGGCTCAACATTAAACTATAGGTATTAAAGCCGCCCGCAGATTCACCAAACAAAGTAACGTTGTCAGCATCCCCACCAAATCCGGCGATATTTTCTTTCACCCATTTAAGTGACTGAATAATATCTAATGTGCCGTAATTACCGCTTTTATCTAAGGCAGTACCATTTTCATTTAACGCGGGATGTGAAAACCAACCTAATGGGCCTAAGCGATAATTGATGCTAACGACAATAACGTTTTGCTCCGCCGCAATTCGTGAACCATCATATAGTGAACCGGTGCCTTCTTTGTTCGCGCCGCCATGCACCCAAACCATAACAGGCAATTTATTATTGTCTTGCTCAATATCAGCCGCAGACAGTTTTGGTGCATAGACTGACAAATACAAACAGTCTTCACTGCCGCTCACGGTGCCTGGCTCGCCCGGCACACCGCCCAATCCTCCTGCATATTGGGAGCATGGCGAACCATGCTCTAGTGCTTCAAAAACCGTCGCGTCAAATGCTGGCGCTGTCTTCGGTGCTTTCCAGCGCAGGTCGCCTACTGGGGCAGTCGCAAAAGGGATGCCGATCCAAGCATGATTACCGTACTCGCCTTCAAAACCTACAATTTCACCCTGACTTATAACTCGCAAGGTATCGGGTGACGCAGTATTAATCACTTTTTCGTTTGCACAAGCAGTAAGAAAAAGCGCCATAACGCCTGCGCATAAGTAAGTGAGTTTTGAAGCGGCCATATATACATCCATTCATGTTGATACAAAGCTAATAGTGCGCAACTCAGGTTACGCATTTAGCCAGTTTGTTATCCGATTACTTATTTACCGGGTCAATTATAGCGATGCAAAACGTTTCGTATGCATATCAGTACTGCCAAACAAAAATTGAATGGTGGTTAAACGTTTGAATATATGACCGACATCAATCTCATCAGTCATACCGATACCACCATGGATTTGTATTGTTTCACGACCCACTAAATTAGCCGCTTTACCAATACGACTTTTCGCTGCGGATAATGCTTTCGCATCACTGCCGTTGTTGCTGTCCATTTTCAATACTGCCATTAACAGGATAGATTTAGCCTGCTGGTGCTCCATGAACATATTGACCAGTCGGTGTTGTATTGCTTGGAAAGACCCGATAGTGCGGCCAAATTGTTTACGTGTTTTCGCGTATTCTAAGGTACGTGCATGCGCAACTTGCATGGCACCAACAGCTTCGGCGCAAACTGCTAATGTGGCCTTATCGATAATGGTTTCGATGACTGGTAGCGCCTTGCCTTTTTCACCTAGTAGTCCTAGTGCTGGGGTATTTTCAAACCAAATATCCGCCGCTTGGTGACCGTCGACATTCGCATAACCTGTTCGTTTTACGCTAGGGAGAGTTGCATCAACAAGGAATAAACTAATGCCGTCGTTATCGTTTTGATCGCCAGATGTTCGTGCCGCAACGATTAATATGTCAGCATGATTACCGTTTAATATTACCGATTTTTGACCTGAAATAGCATATTCACCGCTTGTTTCAGTGGCGCTTGTTGCTACGTTATTTAAATGATAGCGACTTTGCGGTTCTGCATAAGCGAAAGCCATCTGTAGTTCACCAGCCATGATTCTAGGCAAGTAATCGTCTTTTTGTTCTTGATTACCGGCTGCAGCAATTAAGCCGCCTCCCATAACCGCGGTTGCGATGAAGGGTTCAACTACCATACCTTTGCCAAATTCTTCCATCACCAGCATAAGGTCGACCATAGAGCCGCCTAAACCACCGTCTTCTTCGGTAAATGGCAGCATTAGCCAACCGAGTTCGGCAAACTTATCCCAATTTTTTTGGCTGTAGCCTGTTTCTGATTTAAGTATTTTTCGGCGTGTATCGAAATCGTAATCGTTGAGAATAAACCTCGACACGCTATCTTGGATCATTTGTTGTTCGCTACTTAATGAAAAGTCCATAATAAACTCCTAATGCAATGTTAAAGGCCTAAAACGGCTTTACTGATAATGTTAGTTTGAATTTCGTTACTGCCGCCATAAATGGATGCTTTGCGATTATTGAAGTAACGTAATGCAGTGTTGGCTTCCATGTCAGAACCAATATGCTGACCTTCAAAATCATCTTCGAACTGGTGCGGAACAAATGGCATTGAATAGTAGCCGGCTGCTTCGACATATAACTCATCGATGGCCTGAATAACTTGTGTGCCAACAATCTTTAAGATGGACGATTCTGGCCCTGGTGCTTGACCTGTGCTGATTGCTGAGAGTGTTCGTAATTCTGTATACTCCAAGGCTAATAAGTTGATTTCCACATCCGCTACTTTTTGCGCAAAGATAGGGTCATCTAGTAATTTATTCGCGCCATCAGGAGAGCCCTGAGCCAATTCTTTTAATTGCACCAAGCGTTCCTTTGATAAAGCAACGCGAGCGATACCAGTGCGCTCATGACTCAACAGTATTTTTGCATATGTCCAGCCTTGACCCTCAACTCCGATAAGATTTTCTGCCGGAACGCGGACACCATCAAAATGGACTTCATTTACTTCAGGCTTTCCATCAATTAGCACAATAGGAGAAACCGTAATCTTGGGGTCGTGCATGTTAATCAGTAGGAAGCTGATGGCCTCTTGGTTTTTTGCGCTGGGCGCGCCCGTTCGCACTAAACAGAATATCCAATCAGCATACTGACCTAGAGTAGTCCATGTTTTGGTGCCGTTAACTACGTATTCATCTCCATCCCTAACTGCTGTGGTTTTTAGGCCTGCAAGGTCAGAGCCTGCGCCAGTTTCTGAATAACCCTGACACCACCACACATTACTGGCTAATATATCGGGTAGAAAACGCTGCTTTTGCTCTTCGTTGCCAAAGGTGTAAATAATAGGTGCAACCATTTTTAAACCAAATGGAATAACGTCGGGAGCGCCGGCTTTGGCACATTCATTCGCGAAAATGTATTTTTGCGTTGGCGTCCAAGCTGTTCCGCCATGTTCTACCGGCCAATTAGGCGCAGACCAGCCTTGAGCATGGAGTATTTGCTGCCACTGAACATACTCATCTTTCGATAAATGTAAGCCATCTTTGGTTTTTTTTGCGATGTCTTTTGGCAGTTTGTCTTGTAAGAATTGACGTACTTCTTGTTGAAAGTCTGTTTCTTCAGTGCTGAAATTTAAATTCATTTTGCAAACCCTTCGTTGTACTTAATTTATTGAATGTCTTTAACCATATTTCTGGCAATTATCATTTGTTGAATTTGTGTCGTACCTTCGTAAAGCCTAAATAGCCTGACGTCTCGGTAAAGTCTTTCTACGGCGTATTCTGAAATGTAGCCCGCGCCACCATGTATTTGCACGGCTTTATCAGCAACTCTTCCCACCATTTCTGTGGCGAACAATTTACAGCAAGAGGCTTCGGTAGTGATTTTGTTACCTAAATCTTTTTGCCTTGCCGCATCTAGCACCATGCATTTCGCCGCGTAAGCTTCGGCTTTGCTGTCCGCTAGCATGACTTGGATCATTTGGTGTTCTGCAATAGGTTTACCGAACTGTGTTCTGTCTATAGCGTATCGAAGCGCATCGTCAATTAAGCGCTCAGCTATACCAACGCTTAAAGCTGAAATATGTAGACGACCTCTGTCGAGTACTTTCATAGAAGTGATAAAGCCTTTACCCGCAACACCACCGATAATATTTTCGGCAGGAACATGACAGTCCTCAAAAATGACGTCGCAGGTATGTGAGCCTTGTTGGCCCATCTTTTTATCTTTAGGCCCGAGCGTAATGCCGGGCGTTGAGGCATCAACGATGAAGGCAGAAATGCCCTTTGCCCCTTTAATTGCGGGGTCAGTTCTAGCCATTACGGTAAATGTGCCGGCTCGAGGTGCGTTGGTAATATAACGCTTAGTGCCGTTAATGATGTATTCGTTGCCTTTTTTCACTGCCGTCGTTTTTATTGCAGCGGCGTCAGAACCGACGTCCGGCTCTGTTAAACAAAAAGAACCGATAAGTTCACCTGAGGCATATTTCGGTAAGTAGTTTTGTTTTTGCTTCTCTGTGCCGTCGAACACAATAGCGGCAGAGCCAATGCCATTGTTAGTGCCAATAAGCGAACGGAAGGCCGGAGATGTACGACCTAATTCGATGGCAACTAATACCTCTTCTTCCATGGTTAGCCCTAAGCCACCGTATTCTTCTGGGATGGTCATGCCAAACAAGCCCATATCTTTCATTTCTTGAACGATATCATCAGGAATGGCGTCGTTCTCGGCCACCTCATTTTCCGCAGGGACCAAGCGCTCTCTTACGAATTTTGAAATACTATGCAGAAATTGATTCAACATTTGCGTATCTCTGATCATTTTAATTCTCGTTTAAGATAATACCGTTCCGCACAGTGGAACAAAAAAGCCAAAAAACATCAAGCCATAAATGTACTCAAGACCTACTTTTTTACACAAAAATGAAAATGAAAAAATCTAAGATGACGAGTACCAGTAAACTGTATAGCCCGTTCCACTTAATTCCCATATTAAAGGTGGAGATGCCGGTGATTTTCGCGCTAATTCGCACCGAGGTAGTTGTGGGGGAAATGCCTATAACAACCGCCCAAGTTACCATCATGACTAAGGCAATAGTAACAGGCATGCTTCCGATACCAGGCAATTGCGATAAAGCACCTGCTACCAATGTGACGGAAATCATCGGGTTAACATACAAAAGTGCCGCGATAAAAATCATCCAAGAAGAAAAAATAAATACTAGCGCAGCAGACATATTTAAATACGCTATTTGCTGTGCAAACCAGTCGAGATCTAGCACCGTCAATAAAAGGCGGCCAATCAGCACTGAACCTGCAAAAAACACAATTTCCGAACGCTGTAACGACAGTCTAAAAAATATGTCAGATGTAAAACGCTTTGTGGTGAGTTGCAGCGCGCTTTGTTTGCCGCGGTCGCGATAAAACTGACCAAATATCCACGCTATACTCACTATCGGCGCGCTAATTAATACCGCAGAAATAGGGCGTAAGGGTGTGCTAAACATGAGTAGCCCAGACAGCAATGTCAATGAGCCCACAACGATCGCGATGGGGTAACTCACTTTCAAATCTGATAAATTATTTGAAATAGCGGGTACTAGATGACTCAGATATTTCGGCGCTTGGACATGATCGAGCCAAATGCCAAACAAAAGGATAGCGAGGGTCATGTACAGGCCGTAGGGCATGATGTCTATCCACTGTAGGTTGGGAATGGTAGTGACTAAAAGCGTAATCGTAACTGAAGTTGGCGCCCAAAGTGGTATGCTGCAAAACCCACGCAGAACCGCTAACATCATGCGACGCTGCCTTGCGCTGATGACACGAACATCAACGGTATCTTTATTGTCGTATAGACTACGTTGGATCATGGTGCCCAACAAATTGAGCGCGCCGAGACTCATTAGTATGCCTAATAAATGGCTAGCAAAAGTAAGTAACGCATAACGTCTAACAGGTTGCTGCTGAAGCAGTGCCAGACCGGTTAAATTGACTGATCTGGAGCTTAATGCTGCTTCTTTTAACAAGCCTAATGCAATTAAAAAGAACGCAAAAAAGGCTACGCTGCCACACAGCATGCTTAATTGATAAAAGGATATCTGTGATAACGACAGTAATGTTAGGGTTAAGCTGATTGCGATCATCGTGATCACTTTCGCCGTTAAATCTAAGTGTTTCCATTCGAGCAGAGTAAACAGCGCTAGCATTACAATGGCTAACCGGGCAGGTGCTTGATAGCCAGTCCATTCTGTTATCAGCGTCGCAAAAAAAACAATGACAAGACACAGAGGAGACAGCCAACGTGGGGCCTTAATCATTTTTGGCTTTAATTAGCATGGCTTCAATCGTGGAGTTTAGCGATATTCAATGCTTATTAAGATATCATAATGAGCTCGCTTGGCGGAATTAAATTCTATCAAATGTATGTTTTCGTGTCGGCTACATTTGATTCCTTGCCGTGTGCATTTATTTTGATTTAGGTAATCTACTAGCTTATGCTCCGTTAATACTTGTGACTATGGCCCTCCTTTTAGAATATATTAAACGAGCTGGTTCTTTGTTAAATAGATCAGAACGAAATGGGCTC is part of the Glaciecola nitratireducens FR1064 genome and encodes:
- a CDS encoding acyl-CoA dehydrogenase family protein: MSAVMSITEDNNSEEIQMFRDMVLRFLEQEVVPHYDSWEKNHKMPREMWNTMGSAGLLLVDFPEKYGAAAASFDVCQMIQEEMCRLNLHALATGYNIHANIVAPYLLHIGNQEQQDRWLPAMVTGEVLTALAMTEPGAGSDLANIRTKAIKDGDDYILNGSKTFITNGNEANMIIVCAKTDINAGSKGISLFLVDTSLPGFSTGKPIEKIGQHSSDTGELFFENMRIPADALLGEEGKGFVYLMQELPRERLGCAVQAIGHAQGALDLTCEYVKERKAFGQSVSQFQNTRFKLAQCQTDLELCRALLEKHMLKYQRDEMTVTDAAMLKLAATEMQVSLINECLQLFGGYGYTDEYPISRFYRDARIQTIYAGTSEIMKEVIARGILGR
- a CDS encoding NAD(P)H-dependent flavin oxidoreductase, translating into MTIPAEFTHRLRIPLIASPMFIASGIELVIESCKAGIVGTFPALNQRTSEGFEAWLVEIQSRLSDWEKQTGKKAAPFGVNLIVHRSNPRWEADLAICVKHKVPLIITSLGAVAELVDAVHAYGGLVFHDVVNARHGKKAAAAGVDGLIAVCNGAGGHAGSTNPFALVAEIRQFFDKTLILAGSLSNGRDVAAAEMMGADMAYMGTRFLATTEANIADDYQDMIVNSSANDILYTPKISGVNANFIRQSIVDAGIDPSDLTPKADLDFGAELDIEHTPQAGENKSEKKAWRDIWSAGQGVGSIDKVLSTKELVDKLVIEYHGAIAACQKKYASEFAKSDS
- a CDS encoding crotonase/enoyl-CoA hydratase family protein yields the protein MQYKTIDYQVQDLILTLSLNRPEQMNSFTVDMANELIHAFNRASDDDDVSVIVVTGNGRAFCAGMDLTREGNVFGLDESKKPTLADMQASDVIPGVSDTGGTVNLSIYDCKKPVIAAINGAAVGVGATMLAAMDIRLASEKAKIGFVFEKIGITPEACSSWFLPRIVGISQALEWVYTGEIFDAKTAKESGFVRSVHAPEELMEAAYTLARSIAKKSQVSITLARQMMLRLSAAETPREAHNVDSLAIFYASQMDGKEGVKSFLEKREPNFSSKSSTDMPDFYPWWD
- a CDS encoding serine hydrolase domain-containing protein, producing MPTSVNGQCNPKFAELQSEFERNFSERGESGASVCLSVNGETLVDLWGGVANRETGEPWEQDTVSIVFSCTKAATALCAHILIDRGLLDANALVTDYWPEYGKHGKENTTVAMMLNHESGLPAFREPIKPGGFYDWDYMISRLEEEEPFWEPGTRNGYHMVSFGWTVGELVRRVSGKSLGTFFADEVAGPTSADFWIGIPDNFDRTIAPMIPYVPKPDDLILDFGLKLMTEPTSVQALSYFNTGGWKPDDPEAYRAEIGGAGGISNARGQVAMYEPLAKNDGSLVSPERLKSMSMVSTATQKDFTLLQPTRFGPGFMKSVDNRNLRNAANRHSVILGDQAFGHVGAGGSIGFADPECGLAFSYTMTQMGNGILLNDRGQSLIDAAYRALGYKNNDSGVWIK
- a CDS encoding carboxylesterase/lipase family protein, giving the protein MAASKLTYLCAGVMALFLTACANEKVINTASPDTLRVISQGEIVGFEGEYGNHAWIGIPFATAPVGDLRWKAPKTAPAFDATVFEALEHGSPCSQYAGGLGGVPGEPGTVSGSEDCLYLSVYAPKLSAADIEQDNNKLPVMVWVHGGANKEGTGSLYDGSRIAAEQNVIVVSINYRLGPLGWFSHPALNENGTALDKSGNYGTLDIIQSLKWVKENIAGFGGDADNVTLFGESAGGFNTYSLMLSPIAKGLFHKAISQSGRLSLSSVDVAANFVEDKGDEFSSQQVEIYLHAMQKPDSASSNGIKTALLNSSNQERATFLKGMSTAEILGAYQQKGKPTKARNPDLIADGFVLPLGDPAELFADSTKHNNVPLIAGTNRDESKLYQFKNPELVDTYLGFYSIVKDQSKYDALAEYPSRMWKFNGVDNFAAALSQSMPGKVWAYRFDWDEQARPLGIKIDRLIGAGHGMEIPFVFGFTDKSEIWQQMYNEDNQQSREALSKRMRNYWAEFAYSGDPSKGLDEKGVKWLPWGTSNPQSTPNSDKYLVLDTEADGGIRMDNKVVTLDSIEKDLLADTRLPDAKDKCSVFAALVKGKDTHWPESEYKDKVSGECAMFPLLED
- a CDS encoding acyl-CoA dehydrogenase family protein, with the translated sequence MDFSLSSEQQMIQDSVSRFILNDYDFDTRRKILKSETGYSQKNWDKFAELGWLMLPFTEEDGGLGGSMVDLMLVMEEFGKGMVVEPFIATAVMGGGLIAAAGNQEQKDDYLPRIMAGELQMAFAYAEPQSRYHLNNVATSATETSGEYAISGQKSVILNGNHADILIVAARTSGDQNDNDGISLFLVDATLPSVKRTGYANVDGHQAADIWFENTPALGLLGEKGKALPVIETIIDKATLAVCAEAVGAMQVAHARTLEYAKTRKQFGRTIGSFQAIQHRLVNMFMEHQQAKSILLMAVLKMDSNNGSDAKALSAAKSRIGKAANLVGRETIQIHGGIGMTDEIDVGHIFKRLTTIQFLFGSTDMHTKRFASL
- a CDS encoding acyl-CoA dehydrogenase family protein, which gives rise to MNLNFSTEETDFQQEVRQFLQDKLPKDIAKKTKDGLHLSKDEYVQWQQILHAQGWSAPNWPVEHGGTAWTPTQKYIFANECAKAGAPDVIPFGLKMVAPIIYTFGNEEQKQRFLPDILASNVWWCQGYSETGAGSDLAGLKTTAVRDGDEYVVNGTKTWTTLGQYADWIFCLVRTGAPSAKNQEAISFLLINMHDPKITVSPIVLIDGKPEVNEVHFDGVRVPAENLIGVEGQGWTYAKILLSHERTGIARVALSKERLVQLKELAQGSPDGANKLLDDPIFAQKVADVEINLLALEYTELRTLSAISTGQAPGPESSILKIVGTQVIQAIDELYVEAAGYYSMPFVPHQFEDDFEGQHIGSDMEANTALRYFNNRKASIYGGSNEIQTNIISKAVLGL
- a CDS encoding acyl-CoA dehydrogenase family protein, translated to MLNQFLHSISKFVRERLVPAENEVAENDAIPDDIVQEMKDMGLFGMTIPEEYGGLGLTMEEEVLVAIELGRTSPAFRSLIGTNNGIGSAAIVFDGTEKQKQNYLPKYASGELIGSFCLTEPDVGSDAAAIKTTAVKKGNEYIINGTKRYITNAPRAGTFTVMARTDPAIKGAKGISAFIVDASTPGITLGPKDKKMGQQGSHTCDVIFEDCHVPAENIIGGVAGKGFITSMKVLDRGRLHISALSVGIAERLIDDALRYAIDRTQFGKPIAEHQMIQVMLADSKAEAYAAKCMVLDAARQKDLGNKITTEASCCKLFATEMVGRVADKAVQIHGGAGYISEYAVERLYRDVRLFRLYEGTTQIQQMIIARNMVKDIQ